ACCGGCGATAGGCCACAAAAGCTGATCAATGGTACGGACGCCGTCAATAACGATCCCGTTGCGATCAAGATCATTAACGACGACTTGGGAGTCGAGATGGCCCATGTCGCCCTGTCTCTTATTCCTGGTGAACCTGTCGATCTCAAATCGCCTTCGCCCTCGATGCAATCCGATATCTTACTCAGTAACATCCGAAATTACTGGAATCTTCCTCTCAATAAAGAACGTATTCGCGAGAGACGAGGAGCCTCCGAGCAGGTCTCCCATCGCATTATTCTTGGGGAAGAGTTTTTCGATCTTACTGCGGTCGTAGAGCGGAGTTCTACGAAGCAGCTGCGCGTCAATTACCTTCTTCGCTTCCGTGAACCCCGCGACCTGGGATTGGCGCAGCAGGCGGATGGGCGTTTCTTTTATAACTTCGTTCTCGAAGCGAAATTAACATCTGCCTCGGGTAAGGAAGTCTATCGTCAGACAGAAAAGCTCTCCGACTATCTCAGCCAGAAACAGTTTGAAGAGATCAAGAGCAAAATTTTCGGTGTTGAAGGAAGTCTGCCTATCGCTCCAGGTCACTATGATCTGCATCTTGCACTTACGAATCAGATCAGCCATCAAACCTTCCAGCAAACGAAGACCCTTCTTGTGCCCGCGTACGATCATCCACTGGCGATCAGTTCGGTATTCTTCGCGGCGAAGGAAGTGCCGGGCAAAGATTACGCGGGTAATCTGCCCTTCAGTTATTCCGGCTTGAAGCTGGCGCCCGTCGGTTCCGACAACACCACCATCGCGCAGGGAGACCCCTTACGCATGATCTTCCAACTATGGGAGGCTGCGGGAACGCCAACGGAGCTCCGTGGGAAGACGCTTGAGATCAGTTATGTGATTGGACAGCTGGGCTCTCAGGAAAAGCAGGAAGAGCAGCAGACGGTGGACCGCGGCGATTTCGATGCAGCGGGCAATCTACTCATCGGCAGAGACTT
This genomic stretch from Terriglobus saanensis SP1PR4 harbors:
- a CDS encoding GWxTD domain-containing protein encodes the protein MLAKDPHLPEIYAHWLNQEVNYLITSEERTEFLHLTSDTAREQFIETFWKIRNPSPAAPTNVFKDEHYQRLAYANQHFGTLSLNDGASTARGMVYITLGEPAQIQSYPESKHLRPIQMWFYQNTSGAIPVHFYVLFYKPSPIEDYKLYSPTGDRPQKLINGTDAVNNDPVAIKIINDDLGVEMAHVALSLIPGEPVDLKSPSPSMQSDILLSNIRNYWNLPLNKERIRERRGASEQVSHRIILGEEFFDLTAVVERSSTKQLRVNYLLRFREPRDLGLAQQADGRFFYNFVLEAKLTSASGKEVYRQTEKLSDYLSQKQFEEIKSKIFGVEGSLPIAPGHYDLHLALTNQISHQTFQQTKTLLVPAYDHPLAISSVFFAAKEVPGKDYAGNLPFSYSGLKLAPVGSDNTTIAQGDPLRMIFQLWEAAGTPTELRGKTLEISYVIGQLGSQEKQEEQQTVDRGDFDAAGNLLIGRDFRTDILRPASYRLIIKVENPEDHGTVYQSLSFRVAPASPAPPALWTLLVPAGTGEVVAEKTSSK